The following proteins are co-located in the Palaemon carinicauda isolate YSFRI2023 chromosome 30, ASM3689809v2, whole genome shotgun sequence genome:
- the LOC137623519 gene encoding uncharacterized protein, with the protein MHSFSVSIHPPPPPPPPPPPPPPPPPPPQPLPRKKTKEEKERKKKKKMSSHNGTESLGSLSGADKSKGDSFSSGKGESTGQVFTLVREGIVGGSTATPLSIYTVCKACFGNVPFCSCHPLLSSPENLPSYYSSRPPPPPPPPPPPPPPPPPPPPPPPPPPSTYHHPTLLLPTLRLPLRFLLPPPPSPPPHSPPLPPRHTYHHPTLLLPTSPSPPLPPPPPSSSSPSSSSSPSSSSYSSSSSSSSSSSSSYLSSSYSSTPHFSPSPPLPPLLSLPPPSSSSSSSSYHHPMLPLPHSSPPPPPPKAIRIDDQERVTDP; encoded by the exons ATGCATTCCTTCTCTGTCTCcatccatcctcctcctcctcctcctcctcctcctcctcctcctcctcctcctcctccaccaccacaacCATTGCCTcgaaagaaaacaaaagaagagaaagaaagaaaaaagaaaaagaaaatgagctCTCACAACGGAACAGAAAGTTTAGGATCGTTGTCAGGCGCCGATAagtcaaag GGTGACTCATTTTCTTCTGGTAAGGGAGAATCCACAGGGCAAGTCTTCACTTTGGTTAGGGAAGGGATTGTTGGTGGTTCGACTGCCACTCCCCTGTCCATTTATACAGTCTGTAAAGCCTGCTTTGGAAACGTTCC CTTTTGCTCCTGccatcctctcctctcctctcctgaAAACCTTCCATCATATTACTCATcccgacctcctcctcctcctccgcctcctccaccacctcctcctcctcctcctcctcctcctcctcctcctcctcctcctccttctacttATCATCATCCTACTCTTCTACTCCCCACTCTTCGCCTTCCCCTCcgcttcctccttcctcctcctccttctcctcctcctcattctcctcctcttcctcctcgtcATACTTATCATCATCCTACTCTTCTACTCCCCACTTCaccttctcctcctctccctcctccccctccctcttcctcctccccctcctcttcctcctccccctcctcttcctcctactcctcctcctcctcctcctcctcctcctcctcctcctcatacttATCATCATCCTACTCTTCTACGCCCCACTTTTCGCCttcccctcctctccctcccctcctctccctcccccccccctcttcctcctcctcctcttcctcttatcATCATCCCATGCTTCCCCTCCCCCACtcttcgcctcctcctcctcctcctaaggcCATTCGAATCGATGATCAAGAGAGAGTAACGGATCCATGA